The genomic DNA CTTCGGTGCTCGTATCTATGGATCGTCTCATCTGCCCAAGTGCTGAGCCCGCACACATAACGAGTTATATAGAAGTTTTTATCGTGTCTGGCTTTATACGAGTCAATTACTGCCGCTGTCTTGCCCCACGCTTATCGTTGCCCATAAATCTGCCCCAAAACTACGTGACTGTGGGGGGGAAAGAGGAAGTAAACATTGTTGGCAGGGGATTTACTTCCCGAATGGCATAAATGAGAGAAGCAAATCATGGCAAATAAACATTCGAATAACGCACCAATTAACCAATTTCTACTAAACATTCCCGGAACTCCCAACAGAGTTgacattttttatatattttttatatatatttagcCTATTGGTCGTGACGCTTGTAGCTGTTTGTGCAGCCAGATTTTGTAGATAATAAGATTCtagctaaatatttattgtttctaATTAAATGTCTCAGATATAACCACATTTATCCAAACAGAAATGTTTACTGATTGCGGAAAATATCTTAGACTGAAGAAAAGGTCAGGCATAGTGTTGGTTTTtaaactaaaatataaaagaagtTTTAGAGAGAAAATGCTCAAATTTTCAGATAactatttctgtttattttaattttttacacTGGCAAAACCTGCCATGGTGCACACTGTAACATATCTTTAAATTAACTTTAGATAGGGAAAACTTTAgagaaaaattatttaaaattgtaagACATGGATCGAAAACAAATAgatttaaattgattaaaatagatttcaattgattaaaacacattttttatttaaatacaagTGAATTCAATGTAATTTAAATCTAAGAAACGAATACTTAATTGAAAAACGGTTATAAGTAATGCAAAAAATTAagatttgtttatgtttctcCCCTAAGTTATCTCTCAATCCTCTTATTTCAACTCTTGTTATATAGACTTTATTTCTTGTCGCTATCTATAATCCTTTAAGCACCACTATTCCCTCAATTATGACCATATTACTGCCATTAAAATGTGACTTAAAAAGCTGCAACATATCCATCCatctggctgcggctgcagctacACTTCAGCTATTCATTTAGAGCCACTCGAGCGTGGCGATACACCCACTTGCAGTGAAAAGACCCAGCCGATCCGACGCGCTACTCCCCCTAAGTTCAATGCCATAAGTCTCCAGACTCTGTTGAGGTTTCTCTTGGCTCGtcctttttgtatttattattttagagAGCCTCTGTGCAGGGGCCATGTGTTTCTGTGGGTGCATATTTAACGAGCACCTGCTGTGTGCCACTTCAGCCACTATAATATCccaaattaaaactttaacTAGCGCGCCGAGAGTCCTTCAGCAAGTGCAGCAAAGCCAGCGACAGACtgtcatcattatcattaacAGACACTGCCGTTCCGTGGCACATGCAAcgcccccctccccccgccgcatgcacacacaaacattccACTATCTTTCGCACCTTCTATGAGCGGGCCTCCACTTTGCCCAGTTGATGGTGCTacaacagctgctggccctgctcctgctccagctgcagcgctTCGTACTTCTCCCCTCCTCCACCAGTTGTTGTGGCGCTTATGAGTATTATTGTCACTGTACTCAGCAGTGTAGTGGCCGCCATGTGCGCCCAAAAaagtggcagagacagcggAGGAGCATGAAGCATGCAACTGGCTCTGAGCTTCTGACGATGAGGTGCAGCTTCCGTTTGCAGTTTTGCAGTTTTCATGCTCCTTCGCCAGCAGACGGCTTAGTGTCATaagtacgagtgtgtgtgtggatgtgctGCTATGTTATGtggcataaaaaacaaaatgaaggcGTTAATCTCTTCAACAAACTAGAGTCCGTCTGTTGTGTCCGCTTAGTGGTGGGTTGTGGGTGCAAGGTTTATGTTGCACATAGCGCTGCTTGCACTTTGGCCtaacataatttatgcactGGAACTAACTTggcccagccacccacccagaCAACGGCAAGTCGGTAGTTGCATATGTAATTAGGTGCTCTCGGATAATGCCAGTGCCATTAGTGGCAGACACTTTTGCCTGCAATGATTCAGGAAGCGCGAAGAATAAGGTTTACACCGGAAAAGGGGTAAACATGGACTTGCCAGAAGCTCTTCTAATGTCTGTCTACCAcaaggtgttccacagtccAAATTCACttatcaaaacaaaatttgagTATGGAACAATAAAGTGTTGAGTTCGATAAGACGTGTTTCTGTGGTGCTCTTGGAGCAACGCACTCCCATTTATTGGCATCCACGCTGAACATGCTTTGAAGGACTAAACAGAGGCTCTGtgatatttttcatttcactcaATATTGCGCACATGCGTGAATTTTAGTACACAAACTGAACGCCAGGCAGCACAATGGCGCcactaaagagagagagagttacagagacagagaaaaagtcacagagagagagagagaatttctTCTCGGAGCGCGTCGTCGCCTGCCAGCTGTTCTCCACGAAGCACACGGCAGGACTTCGTTTAATTTCCTTGCCTCAGCGCCTAAAAGCGTGCTTCGTGCCGTTTCCTTGCTTTCAGGTTTTCCCTTGACTGTTTTCTCTGCGCTGTTTTTTCCACCGTATGCCTTGgggtgctctgtgtgtgtgtgtgtgtgggcgttggGGTGCTGCTTgggtggctgttgttgtttctgttgctgctttcaattcaatttttcgCCAGCTGTTGTGCTTAATTTGAACTTTAAGCATTTTCCTCTTTGCCAGCGTACGCGTTGGTGGATTTTCTGCCTTCTAGTGGCTGCCTTCCAGCCccttcagctgctgttggctgttacTGGGCTTGGGCATTTCCGGGTTTAACGCTGCGACGAAGGCGACAGCTCAATATAAAGAGAGTAGAAAAGTAGTCGATTACCAGGAGcattgccacagccacaggcccaTCAGAGTGGGTTCCAGAAGCGACTTGAAGCCTTTGTGGGTCAGTCTAGCTAACCGCTAATGAAGACTTATATCAGGGCCAACGACTCGCTTGGCCAATGCACTTATTTACGGTTAGGGGCTCTGCGCATTTTCCCTTGGCATAGGAATGTGCCCCCGAAATAGTACGAAATATAGACTGGTTGACAGTATAAATAATGTGTTCCTTTGCCTGAATTTATGGCACTTGTATGTCTTCTGGTCTTCGACTGGCCTATAAATTAGTGGGGAGGCCAGTCAGACGATGCGTGTGTGGGGCTCGCACTCCTCCCACTCGCTAATAACCGACACGCAAcataagacacacacacacatgctacacacacacacagatacaccacCTCCTGGGATTGTGTGGCCGTGTGACAGCggcttttgtggttttaaaGCCTTTTGAGAGGTGACACATTAGGATTAGACAGCCATTAATTGCCCAGCACTCAAGGCACTCGATTACACCAATTAGTTGTAGCATTAAAGTAAgcgcatttaaattttttggcTAGTTGGGCAGATTTATTGTCACGAGAGAATCATTTAGAGGCTACTCCATGTCTAGGATATTGTgcagcacaggcagcaggGTCGACGCGGTCCGTGATGATGGTGCGGCGGTCCATGATGATGCGGCGGTCCGTGATGCCCGCCGCCGCCATGATGTGGTGGTCcaccatgtccatgtcctccTCCATGTCCACCATGTCCTCCTGGTCCTCCGTGCGGTGGTGGCATATTCTTGTATTTTCAAGTGTTTAGTTCTGCTCTTTCAAAAATTAACGTGCGAAACGTAGCAACTCCTCGGGGCAACTAAATCCCAATCGACAAACGTTTCAAATGCTTATCAAAGCTGTACCCAGCACTCATAAAGATACTATGCTATCTAATCTGCTTTTGTATAACTAGCTAATCGATAAACTAGAGCAAACATTGAGCAAAATATTATGACCCTGGCGATGAGTAAGAGCTTGTAAAGTCGGCCCCGTGGTTAGTCATGCTCTGGAAAACCCCTCTAAGGTCGGTCTCCAGCCTGATGCCGCAGTCAAACATCTGGggaacttttatttttagcgtTAAGCTATGGAAAGTTATGTACATCTGCTATACAGATAACTTAGCGATAAGATTGGTCAGACTTAGTTGGAACTTTAGTTAAAAATTCTAGTCGAAAATTATGTGGAATTCCGcacttaaaatttatttatgcctcaATTTCGTTGgaaacaaaagtgaaactaTTTCATGGAAGAACTTAATTtgtgattttaattaatttttaattattacgTTGCTGCGATTGTTATCTGCTTGATTCCCTTTCACATTTAAGTCACTCATGAAAGGACTTGTAATTGGCAATGCAACCGTCGCCTGACCCAGATCAGAAATCAGGAGGATAAAAACTAGCAGCAACAAGCAAGTATTTCCCAGGAAGAACTTGAGCGCGGATGGGCCATGGGTCAGTGtgttggcttggcttggcctcttcgaattcaattaattttatctGCATCAATTTTCCTTTTATAATCGCATCAGAGTGTGACGGCAAacggccagagccagagccagagctcgCATGAGCATTCGTGGGGGAAAGGaggcacccaaaaaaaaaaggaccGCAGCTcgtaaaatatataaagtcATTGCAAAAGCCAATTTGTATATCAGCAAAGGcaacacaggcacaggcacaggacGAGACCCACGCTCAAGTCCtggcccatgcccaggcccatGCCACGCCGATTATCAAACTGCGAATGTGGCACAGAGATGTTGCCTTTCGCCCGTGCCCCAACGCAAACTTACTTAAAATGCTCTTAACCAAATGggggcatacatatgtatgtacgtttgtATATCCTTTTGTGCTGGGGTAACCAAATCCTGTGTCGTCTCGTTCCCTTGCTTTCATGGTAACAATTACATTTCACAGattttcattcgttttgggGGTTCGAGGAGGGTTCGCGTggtttgctgttgcatgtCCGCGTTTGGGTGTCCTTTATTTTGGCCTGGCTTACATTATCGTCGGCTCGACTGGAGTCCTCCCGGTTTGGTGGCGGTGCGGCGTTGATGTGCGACGTCTAAATGTGAGAATGTtgtgtgaaaatgtttaaaatccACGCAAGCCTCGCCAAGCGCAAATGCTCTCAGCACGCCATAAGTGccggcaggaggaggagagtgaGGAGAGCGAGGATTTagctgtttgtgtgtttgtgtgtcctgACCAAGGAGTGGCCACTTTTTGCATGAATGGCGTGGCGAGCACCAAGAAAGGAAGTAAATAGTGGAAAAGGCATAAATAATAGCAAATAATACGGCGACAATGCGCACAAATTTGCCGCTAAAGTGTAGTCATTGTTGAGCGAGTCCTGTGTCCTGAGTCCCTCGTCCTGTGCGTGTGCCCCTGTCCCCGAgatcttttgcttttgcttttgcatgattttgctgtttaaatttattacaCATTAGATTTATGAACGCGTTGAGTTGAGTGTCCGCTGCCTCGCGCTCCGCTAACGACACTTGTCATTGCCTTTTTGTGGCCTGGATTCTAGCggctttaatttcattgttgGCCGCATAATTTCTATTCCCATTTGAACTGTGTGCTGCGAGGCGTCTCCTTGTGGTTGAGTTTCCCACAACATTTTTCGCTTTCCACTTTTAATCACATGTTTTGTGCCGAGTCCTTGCGTGGCTTTCAACGTGGCCCCGCAGTCGCTTATTAGGAAGTGTGACAGAATTCAAAATTGAAGAGGAAACGTATACgccttgccacttgccactttccacttgccacacgAAGGTGCCCGACTATAATTTGCGGTTGCAACTATCAACTTTGATATCTGGTTTAAAATTTTGAAACTTGTTTTAGTCAGCTCACCTCAGGGTTCAGGTgaacattttatttagtttatttttgagTTCTTTATTTTAAATTCTAAGTAGATTTTTATTCACATttcaaactcaaacaaaataaGTTACTGCAGGCACAGATAGATACAACAAAGAAATAATTACAATGACATCGATTGTTGGTGCACCGCCAGCGGGTGTGGCCGCGGCCGTTAGTCCCTGGGAGACGATCGAATGGCCGCCAGAGATTGAGCAACACATCTACAAGGATTGGGGAAGCTACTACTCACGCCGGCGCAGAGAGAACTTTGCCATGCACTACTTTAACAAGGCACTCGATCTGGATCCCAAGGACCACATGACAATGTACAAACGCTGCCAGAGCAAACGGAAGGCGGCTCAGACTCAGGGCGCGCTGTTGGACAGTCGCGCGGCGGCGAGTAAGTATCGGAGGAGTCCACTTTTGTGAGCCTGCGTTTGAGCGCAATTTTTACAGGCATGGCTCGCACGACGAGTGGCGAAAAGGCTTTCATTAATCTGGAAATCTGTGATGCTCTGTACGAACTCAATCAGTTTGAAAACAGCATGGCCGAGACGCAAAACAACATTCGCCAGTTTACGGGCAATAAGACTAAAAGCTTCGAGAATCgcttggtggtggtgggtgtaCCCATGGAGGATAGCTATTGGATCCATTTACAGTCCCTTTTCTCTCTGACAGGTCGAAGAAGTTATACAAGATTGTACGGGTGAGGCATTGACCGCATTCTTCTCGAAACACCAAAGAACCGTCCAGGTCGTCAACGAGCTGTTCAAGGCCAGTGAAATAGTGGACAAGCGTCCGCTGTGGAAGGTGTTGAGGGAGCAGGGCAAATGCGATGTACTCAGCATACccgaggtggaggagcagctcctCTCACCACTGGAGATAGCGCGCCGAAAGCGCGCCTTTAATATATTCCATCAGACATACCTCAATGAGTCCTGGGTGGATGTGGTGTTCATGAAGAGTCTGCTGAATAATCCCGCACTGCTGCTCAGTCAATGCAAGGAGTCCAACTACTTTCTAAACAAAATCTCCGTCAAGCAGTACGAGATTGTGCGGAAGTTTATGGTAAGTCCTCGAACTTCAATGCATCCCCAAACCAACTCCTCTTTTCTTTTACAGAAAATGCTGCAATCGCGTAGTCCCTTGTACTACGAGAACTTTATCAAGTATCGCAACAAGCAGTTGTCGGATCGGTATCGTGAGTCCTACCTGTACCATGTACAGTACCAGACATATCGCACCATGAATGCGGCCCTCAAGCGTGTTCGTGTGCTGCGCAAGGAGCGGCGAGTGAAGGTGAGATCCGACAGCATTGGGGCAGGGCTaatccttttgcttttcccttgGCAGACTTTAACCAAATACGTCGAGGAGGTAATGGGCGATTATGTGGTGAAGAAAACGCATCGCGTCATGTGCTGGAAGTTCGAGTTTCTCAATGAAATGTACAACACTTTGGGTCTGGCGCTGGCCGAACAACTGAAGCCACCGAAGCGCTTTAGTGTCATTGGGAATTCGGCGATCCTGCAGCTGCTACATTTGCCCACAGACAAGGTGATGGAATTTGTTTCCTTTGTGTTTGGAGATCGATCCACGCACGCAGAGCCGGATCTCTACGATCCCGCCACCACGAGAGCCAAGTTAGATCAAAGTAAGGGTAGACTTTCCACACATTTtacatattatttttttcactcAGGAGACTGCAGGCACGCCTCGAGCATCGCATGATCTTTGCCAAGTATTCCATCGAAAAGTGTTATCTGTTTCATCAGATCTCCCAATGCCATATGGACCAAGGACACCATTCGGAGTGCGCATTTGCTGCACGCAGGGGCGTAAAGGAGTCGGCGAATTGCAACAGCAATCTCTGGAAGTTCCTCAATGTGGTGCAGATAGTCAAGGCAAATGCTGTGGTGCACAAGCTAGAACAAACGAAAGACGCACTGGATGATGCCCTCCCCATTGCCAAGGCTCTCAAGTCCAGGGATTTGGTTTCCTTCGTGGAGCTTTGTATGGTGTGTAATCAGGAAGAGTCCGCCACGAAGAAGGCCACTGTGGTCCTGAGTCGTCGTGCCAGCAAGGCCAGTAATCGCTCTATGGCCAGCTCCAAGGAGCTCTCAGAAGGCAGCGATTAGCTTTTGAGGTTTTGTTTATggattattgttttttgtccTGCAATATTTTATTAGAGGGGCCAGCGAGACTGGTAATTTTAAACTTTCCTTttcaacacaaataaataaaaacttaattaaaattaaagtgTAAAGCGTCATGGAAATTCTTCCAACTCTCAGATACTCCCATTTTTTTTGGAGTAATAAGTTTATTGTTACAAGACAAGTTCAATGAGTTATTGAATACAAAGTTctttctctcacacacactctcggAGGCTGAATTGAATCTCTCTCAGCGTCACTTTCGCCCCGATCTGCTTTTCGCTCTCGTCTGAGTTCGCTCTCGTTTGAATTCGCTCTTGTCTTCATTCGCTCTTGTCTGAATTCGCTCTCGTCTGAATGCGCTCTCATATTTTCTTGCTTTGCGTTCTCTGCTGTTGTGATTTAAATTCCCATTGaacgcgaattcgccctttctcgtttttgtctttgacaaaaatatatgtacatatgtatgtttgtatgtatgtaaatatatgaacgtatgtaaatatatgtacatatatatgcaaatCTTCTCCCTGCCCCAATTAGCCTCAAATAAAATCCAAGTGATTTCACTTAGTTTTTGAGCACTTAaaaattttgcattaaaagGCACTTTATGCCCAAAAGTTTTTGTAATGCACTCGCCGCAATCTTCATTGGCCAGCAATAAAAGTGGCAGGCAACGTGTGATTAAAACTTTTATTCTGTGCCACATTTTTGAAGGAAAGCCTCctccgccacacacacacacacagcgccacacacactcttatAGCACCTGGAAAAAGGTGTCGTAAATATTCTATCAACTCGATTAAATTATAACAAGTGgattttcatgtttttgtgccgcatttatgtgtttttattgtgCTAATTTTATGCGAGCTGTGGCGCGCGACGACTGCCTCCTTAGGCAATTTTGGCAGAAAGCTTCCCGCGTCCTACCCTCACATCCTCTCCCGAACACCCACATAGCAACCCACCCATAGATAGGGACCTGTGTGTCGGGGACTGCAATAATACTTGGCACACATTTAGTGGCAGCATTTAGTGGCACACTGCGGTCTCGGCGCCAACGAAGTTCATTCTTGGGACActctgccgcacacacacacacacacacacacacacttggcaGTGTTTTTCGGCCTGACGCGGCACTCACTTCACCTGGCTGGCACctggtgtgtggcatggccatggcatggcgtggcaCCTCCCAACTGCCTTTTGTCTTATCAAACTTTTTGGAGCGCGCATGTGTTTATGCCACAAATGGCACTTTTGCGGCagcgcattttattttttactgcCACTTTTCGTCATTTTGCTTTatcatttttatatgtatcgtatacatacatatatgtgtgtgtgtgtgtgtgtatatataatatacatatgtatatataaaacgACAAACAGACTGCAGGTTCTGGTCGTGCTTAAagttacaaacaaaaatatactatCGAATTTTTCTACTATGGCACTAAGCCATACATATGTGGGATAATAACTTGTTTtctttaaacaatttcaatatttggTAGCTTACTTGGTTAGGAAAAGATGCCACTTACAGGCTCATGTTTAAAAATGGAACAACACcatacaaaaatgcattttacaaaattgtcaaagttgcaaaaaaaattaatatttgtagaaaattTTAACTTTGACTCGGCATATCGTCGGGTATAATTATTCTATCACCACGAAAATTCCTGTAGGTTGGTACAATTTTCTAGCATATGTGGTTATCCACGCTGCATATTATATTCagtaaaaattataaatgtgGCAAACaggaaatgtggaaatttgaACTATGAGTAAGCGATCTACAACAGCTAAATTTTTCTTTCGTGTAAACACATTCAaaagtttcacattttcccatATCTGCAAATTGTGTTCCTGAAATGAAACCCAAATTATTTTCCAACAGCTCTATAACCAAACtataataatttatgaaaaatcTCGACAAGCTCAAGCTCCTCTTCTCGTTACTTATCAAATTCTTACAGTATCAATATTCAGATATCTATCACATTCCGTAATTCCCACTCTCACCCACAGATAGCACTCCAACTAGCAGTCAATTCCATTTAGACCTCTGCTTATGGCGTAGAGGAATTTAAATGGCCTCCTCCTTCCCCattttggggttgggttttATTGTGCCCAACTGGAACAGGAACTGTCTGTCCTGGCAGACCTGCCGAAAGGTGTGCAAGGCAAGCCAACTAATGACCCCCGCCTCCGCCCCTGTGTTTATATGACAGTCGGGGaaagtttataaatatttatggggcCTCGACTCCGCCTTTTGTTGCTTACTTTCATCAAGCTCG from Drosophila subobscura isolate 14011-0131.10 chromosome E, UCBerk_Dsub_1.0, whole genome shotgun sequence includes the following:
- the LOC117890243 gene encoding uncharacterized protein LOC117890243, with amino-acid sequence MTSIVGAPPAGVAAAVSPWETIEWPPEIEQHIYKDWGSYYSRRRRENFAMHYFNKALDLDPKDHMTMYKRCQSKRKAAQTQGALLDSRAAASMARTTSGEKAFINLEICDALYELNQFENSMAETQNNIRQFTGNKTKSFENRLVVVEEVIQDCTGEALTAFFSKHQRTVQVVNELFKASEIVDKRPLWKVLREQGKCDVLSIPEVEEQLLSPLEIARRKRAFNIFHQTYLNESWVDVVFMKSLLNNPALLLSQCKESNYFLNKISVKQYEIVRKFMKMLQSRSPLYYENFIKYRNKQLSDRYRESYLYHVQYQTYRTMNAALKRVRVLRKERRVKTLTKYVEEVMGDYVVKKTHRVMCWKFEFLNEMYNTLGLALAEQLKPPKRFSVIGNSAILQLLHLPTDKVMEFVSFVFGDRSTHAEPDLYDPATTRAKRLQARLEHRMIFAKYSIEKCYLFHQISQCHMDQGHHSECAFAARRGVKESANCNSNLWKFLNVVQIVKANAVVHKLEQTKDALDDALPIAKALKSRDLVSFVELCMVCNQEESATKKATVVLSRRASKASNRSMASSKELSEGSD